One region of Juglans regia cultivar Chandler chromosome 4, Walnut 2.0, whole genome shotgun sequence genomic DNA includes:
- the LOC109006798 gene encoding kinesin-like protein KIN-10B yields the protein MSPNAISKVRVIVRVRPFLPHEIDDKNGDRTPCVSVLDQDSDSGEEVSVYLKDKETSRNECYRLDSFFGQEDNNLGRIFCKEVSPLIPGIFHGCNATVFAYGATGSGKTYTMQGTDEQPGLMPLAMSTILSLCQSTGNTAEISYYEVYMDRCYDLLELKAKEIVILDDKDGHIHLRGLSRVPVKSMSEFSEALCCGIERRKVAHTGLNDVSSRSHGVLVISVSTPSGDGPGATVIGKLNLIDLAGNEDNRRTCNEGIRLQESGKINQSLFALSNVIFALNNNKPRVPYRESKLTRILQDSLGGTSSALMVACLNPGEYQESVHTVSLAARSRHISNFVSSAHKLETPRDKVDMEAKLRAWLESKGKIKSAQRIGAFNSPFMGKIPSSISSVKKPSIHHSSVKAKATTNQGACKAKQRFIPVPFANLFNDEGQVDACLESGVIAAMPNTEVIEAAADGIVPNSKMFLPDEPLDKEDNIATMHSSANCVGSSPAKVKRDVFKRSRTVLSPIDTNVNLKLLEGLSSTDQSYPVLLEPITPKRAFIGTSANKLQTTSTPLDKFSTWSCNLKSSLIQEYIAFLNTASKEELLGLKGIGEKMAEYISELRETSPLKSLSDLEKIGLSSKQVHNLFSRATRGIFDRADDDSTPSCCSEQLQVGSPRF from the exons ATGAGCCCCAACGCGATCTCCAAGGTCAGAGTTATTGTGAGGGTGCGCCCCTTTCTCCCTCACGAAATCGACGACAAGAACGGTGACCGGACACCATGTGTTTCAGTTCTTGATCAAGATTCCGATTCCGGTGAAGAAGTTTCCGTTTATCTGAAAGATAAAGAAACCAG CCGAAACGAGTGCTACCGGTTGGACTCTTTCTTTGGCCAAGAGGACAACAATCTAGGTCGGATCTTCTGCAAAGAAGTGAGCCCGTTGATTCCTGGGATTTTCCATGGCTGCAACGCTACGGTGTTTGCCTATGGGGCTACCGGGAGTGGGAAGACCTACACGATGCAG GGCACTGATGAGCAGCCAGGACTAATGCCGCTGGCCATGTCTACAATTCTCTCATTGTGCCAAAGCACAGGAAACACGGCAGAGATTTCATATTACGAGGTCTACATGGACCGATGTTATGATCTTTTAGAGctcaaagcaaaggaaatagtgATTTTGGATGATAAAGATGGGCACATTCATCTACGGGGACTATCTCGGGTCCCTGTAAAGTCGATGTCCGAGTTCTCTGAGGCGCTTTGTTGTGGGATTGAGAGGCGGAAAGTCGCGCACACGGGTCTCAACGATGTCTCTAGTAGGAGCCATGGGGTGCTTGTGATTTCTGTTTCCACTCCTTCCGGCGATGGCCCTGGTGCTACTGTTATCGGAAAGCTGAACCTCATAGACCTAGCAG GTAATGAAGATAATAGAAGGACATGCAATGAAGGGATTCGCCTCCAAGAGAGTGGGAAGATCAATCAGTCCTTGTTCGCATTATCGAATGTGATTTTTGCACTGAACAATAACAAACCCCGAGTGCCCTACAGAGAAAGCAAGTTGACCCGTATATTGCAGGACTCTCTTGGAGGAACAAGCTCTGCTTTAATGGTTGCTTGTCTT AATCCGGGAGAGTACCAGGAATCTGTCCATACTGTCAGCTTGGCTGCTCGGTCACGGCACATCTCTAATTTTGTTTCCTCAGCTCATAAGCTAGAGACCCCAAGGGACAAAGTCGACATGGAGGCCAAACTGCGTGCTTGGCTTGAATCTAAAGGCAAGATAAAGAGTGCACAACGAATTGGAGCATTCAATTCTCCTTTTATGGGCAAAATTCCCAGTTCTATAAGCTCTGTTAAGAAACCCAGTATCCATCACAGCTCTGTGAAAGCAAAGGCTACTACGAACCAAGGTGCTTGTAAGGCAAAACAAAG GTTTATTCCGGTGCCTTTCGCAAATTTATTCAATGATGAAGGTCAAGTTGATGCTTGCTTGGAG AGTGGTGTGATTGCTGCTATGCCAAACACAGAAGTGATTGAGGCTGCTGCTGATGGAATTGTGCCCAATTCAAAAATGTTTTTGCCTG ATGAACCTTTGGACAAAGAGGATAATATTGCAACCATGCATTCTTCTGCCAATTGTGTTGGTTCATCCCCAGCTAAAGTGAAGAGAGATGTATTTAAGAGATCCAGAACAGTTCTTTCCCCCATAGACACCAAcgtaaatctaaaacttcttgAGGGGCTCTCATCCACGGATCAATCATACCCAGTTTTATTGGAGCCAATTACTCCCAAAAGAGCTTTCATTGGGACATCTGCGAACAAGTTGCAAACAACTTCCACTCCACTTGATAAATTCAGTACATGGAGCTGCAATTTGAAG AGCTCTCTTATTCAAGAGTATATTGCTTTCTTAAATACGGCCAGcaa AGAGGAGCTACTTGGATTAAAG GGGATTGGAGAGAAAATGGCAGAATACATATCTGAACTCAGAGAAACAAGCCCATTAAAATCG TTGAGTGATTTGGAGAAGATAGGCCTTTCATCCAAGCag GTTCACAACTTGTTCAGCAGAGCTACAAGAGGAATATTTGATAGAGCAGATGATGATTCAACACCCAGTTGTTGTTCAGAGCAATTGCAAGTGGGTTCTCCTCGTTTCTAG
- the LOC109006799 gene encoding metallothionein-like protein type 2, with product MSCCGGNCGCGSGCKCGSGCGGCKKYPDLSYSESTTTETLIVGVAPQKTHHEGSEMVVGAAENGGCKCGSNCTCDPCNCK from the exons ATGTCGTGCTGCGGAGGAAACTGTGGCTGCGGCTCTGGCTGCAAGTGCGGCTCTGGCTGTGGAGG ATGCAAGAAGTACCCTGACTTGAGCTACTCGGAGAGCACGACCACCGAGACCCTTATTGTTGGTGTTGCTCCCCAGAAGAC ACACCATGAGGGTTCTGAGATGGTCGTGGGAGCTGCTGAGAATGGAGGCTGCAAGTGCGGATCCAACTGCACCTGTGACCCTTGCAATTGTAAATGA